Below is a genomic region from Sorghum bicolor cultivar BTx623 chromosome 9, Sorghum_bicolor_NCBIv3, whole genome shotgun sequence.
GAACTCAGTGTCAAAAAAATTATGCTGTAACTATTAATGAGGAGGGAGGTTGGAGGTTCACGGGTTTATATGGTGAACCAGAATGGAATCGCAAGGTGTTGACGTGGGAAGCCATTAGATCACTAAAAGGGGAACCAACCATCCCTTGGCTGATCATGGGAGACTTTAATGAAATTCTGTATAATTCAGAAAAGGAAGGTGGAAGATTGAGGAGCCAGAGACAATTACAAGCATTTCATGACATATTGTCTGAATGTGAGCTTAATGATATGGGCTTTAGAGGGGATATGTTTACATGGAGAAGAGGCCAAATACGAGAGCGATTGGACAGGGCAGTTGCAAACATTCAGTGGGCGCAGATGTTTAACCAATCGGCTCTTATAAATTGTGAGAGCTACCGGTCGGATCATCGACCAATTATGATGGATACTCAATACTTTAACCCTCCTGATAGATGTGCAATGAAAAGATTCGAGGCAAGATGGCttcaggaggatacggtggaaGAAATGATTAAAGCTGCATGGGCAAGAGCGAAAGCGAGAGGGCAAGGCCCATCGTTTTCAGAAAAAGGTGAATGAGGTGCATGAAGAACTTCATAAATGGGACAGGGATGTCCTTAAGGCGCCCGGGAAAAGGATCTCTGATCTCAAGAAAGAGCTAGAAAGGCTGAAGAGGGGACCTATGACAGAAGCTAACACAGAATCCCAGAAGGAGATCATGGTCCGGCTTGAGCTGATGCTGGAGCAGGAGGAGATCCACTGGTTTCAGAGAGCAAGGGCAAACTGGCTCAGACAAGGGGATAGAAATACTAGTTTCTTCCATAATTTTGCTACTAAGAGGAGGAAGAAAAATACAATAAAAGGTTTAATGGATGAGAATGGACAAAGACAGGAGAATGAAGTAGCAATGCGAAATATTATACAAAACTATTTCGAAAATCTCTTTACATCAGAAGTGGGAGATCCAGATCCCAGTGTTTTGGCTGATGTCAGTCGATTAGTCACCCCGGATATGAATTCAGGACTGATGGATACGTTCACGGGAGAGGAGGTAAAGAAGGTGTTGTTCCAAATTGGGGACTTTAAAGCCCCAGGGCCGGATGGTATGCCTGCAGTGTTTTATAAAAGATTTTGGGAGCTAGTGGGAGATGATCTGGTGAATGAGGTACTCGTTGCTGTGAATTCTGCGCAAATCCCAGAAGGATGGAATGACACAATGATAGTACTGATCCCTAAGGTAAATGATCCAACCTTAGTCTCCCAATTTCGACCAATAAGTCTCTGTAATGTGGTGTACAAAGTTATATCAAAATTGCTGGCAAATCGTTTGAGGGGTATCTTGCCGGACATGATCAGTGACTACCAAAGTGCATTTGTACCGGGAAGACTTATTACAGATAATATCTTGCTAGCCTATGAATGTATTCATAGGATAAAAAAGAAGCAGGGGAAGAAAGGTCTATGTGCTGGAAAACTGGATATGCATAAGGCTTATGATAGAGTTGAGTGGGGCTTTCTGGAGAAAATTATGCTGAAGATGGGTTTTGATAGAAGATGGGTTTCTTTAATCATGGCTTGTGTGAAATCTGTAAGATATAAGGTGAGAGTGAATGCTAGTGAGACAGGTATGTTCACACCCACTAGAGGGTTGAGACAGGGTGATCCTCTATCACCCTACTTGTTCCTATTTGTTGCACAAGGTCTATCAAGTCTGCTGAAAGGTGCTGAAAATAGAGGTGAGTTGCAGGGAGTAAAAGTCTGTAGAGATGCTCCTGCTGTATCTCATTTATTGTTTGCTGATGACTCATTGATATTGATGCAAGCTGATAACAATAATGCTGAAGTACTAAAGGATCTGCTTGCTAGATATTGTGCAAACTCGGGGCAAAAGATCAGTGATGCTAAATCAAGTATCTTTTTTAGCCCGAATACTGATGTAGATACAAAAGCTGAAGTTTGTGAAACACTGAATATTTTGACGGAGTCCTTAACTGATAAGTATCTGGGGctaccagctttggttggagtaGACAGAAGTGATTGCTTCCAGTACTTGGTGGATAGGGTGAGGGGAAAAACAAAAGGTTGGAGGGAAAAACTACTAAGCATGGGAGGAAAAGAAGTCCTTATAAAATCAGTGGCTCAAGCCGTGCCAGTGTTCGCAATGATGGTGTTCAAAATCCCAAAAAACATATGCAAAGGGATTACCGACGCCATATCCCAATTCTGGtggggtgatgatggtgatcacAAAAGGATACACTGGAAAGCTTGGTGGAAGCTATGTATTCCAAAGAGTAAAGGAGGTATGGGTTTTAGAGATCTAGAAGCTTTTAACAAAGCACTGTTGGCTAAACAAATCTGGAGGTTGCTGGTGGAACCGGACTCACTCTGTGCCAGAGTATTAAGATCGAAGTATTACCCAGATGGAAGATTACTGGATGCAAAGCTGAAAAAGGGAAGTTCATTTACTTGGCAAAGTATTATTGCTGGTTTGGAGTGTTTCAAGGAAGGGTGTATCTGGAGAGTTGGAGATGGGTCCCAAATAAAAATCAGGGAGGACAATTGGATCCCATCAAGTCATAATTTGAAGATTGTAACACCGAGAGGAAATAGTCTGATTACAAGAGTGGAGGAACTCATTAACCCAATCACGGGTGCATGGGACATCCAACTAATCAGGTCTATGTTATGGGAAATTGATGTTAACAGAATATTACAGATTCCTCTAAGAGATGGAAGAGAAGATACTGTGGCGTGGCACTACACAAAGAATAACTTATTCTCAGTTGGATCGGCCTATCATCTACAATGGCTACATAAGTTTAGAGAAAATAGAATTAATGAACAAGCAAGTGGAATAGGCGATGATAAGGTGTGGTCTCAGCTATGGAAACTGGAGGTGCCagcaaaaataaaaatctttGGTTGGAGGGTGTTACATGGTCTCATTCCATGTAAAGGTATTCTGGCAAATCGACATATAGAAAATTCAAGCAGTTGTCCTGCTTGTCAATCTCATTGTGAGGACATTAAAATGTTGCTCTGTTCGAATGCAACCAAGCTAAAGAGATTTGGAGAATTCTGGGAGTAGCTGACAATATCAACTCGGCGCTATCTCTTCACCCTTCGGGATCAGTTGTGGTTGCTGAGATGATTACAAGGCCAAAGCAGATTGATGAACTGAATCACATTGGGCTTGCTGAATTAATACTCACGGGAGGTTGGTATATCTGGTGGCAACGTCGGCAGTTAACTCATGGGGAACCTGTTCAAAATCCGACAAGAGCAGCACTGTCCATTGCAACGTTAACAACGAACTATCAGAGATCATTGAAGAAGGTGGGGAGAACTGGCAAGAAAGAAGAAGGCTGGAGAAGACCACCTGAAGGGGAATTACTACTGAATGTAGATGCAAGTTATACACCCGAACTCGGATCGGGAGGAACAGATGCGATTATAAGGGACTCAACGGGCTCATTCCTGGGGGCTAGGGTAAGCTACCTTGAATTCATGTCTGATGCTATTACTGCTGAAGTGACTGCACTTAGAGAAGGTCTAGCTTTAGCTCAGACAATGGGATGCAATAGAATAAGAATTCAATCGGACTGCCTGGAGGTAGTGCAAACAATGAGACAAGGGGGTTTCACGGCTACAATCAGTGGTCCAATCTATGAGCAGTGTGAACTGATGTGGCCTGATTTTGTTTCTATTTCATTAGAACATTGTAATCATGAAGCAAATGGTGTAGCCCATGAATTAGCTAGAGTTGCGCTTCAGGATAAGCTTACATATAATTGGGTCGATGAACCCCCTAGATTCCTGCTAGGAGCTTTGGTGAACGATGTAACTGTCTTGCAAAATCAATAAAGTGCGCCAAATggcttcctcaaaaaaaaaaaaaacaatagcCTTACAACCACTCACACAAAAACATATCTTTTGAATGAGTTTACATATCGCACGCGTCCGGCGATCCCTCGCGTATATCCAATCCGTGTAGACGGCACAGGGCACTCGACCGACCCGGATATATATCCTTGTTCTCGAGAATAGGCCTCTcgtttagtttcaattttttttttaaaaaaaaaatcagattcCACGTCACAGCGAATCTTGcgatgcatgcatgaagtattaaatatagataaaaaataataaatagttgcatagtttgcctataatttgcgaaacgaatcttttaaacctagttagtcgatgattgaacaatatttatcaaatataaacgaaagtgttatagtatttattttgtaaaaaaaaaatggaactaaataaggccataATCCCCCCACGTCTCCGTGCCGACAAGGCAGGCGCTCTCTCCGGCCGGGTGCTGCTTGGCTGGGTGGTGGGCGCCCTGGCCGGCCGCCGGGGCGGCCTCATTTGATGCCGTGGGGGATAGGCAAAGTGCGCCGTGGATGCATGCTAGCTACGTACGTACCTAGCCTGCTGGCTGCTGCGTGCCCATGCATGCAGATCAGCATCAGCTAGGGACGACGGCGGCTGGGGGTTTCGGCTGCTGCATGCGCCTGCCGGCCGGGGTCGTCGTCGTTGCCACCCACGCGCTCGCGACCGTACGTCGTCGTGGCGCGGCCGGCCAGCCCATGTGACGGTGCCACTAGCTAGCTACGCGTGTGGACAGTGAGCGGCGGGACCGGACCGGAGGCACGGCACCCTGGACCAGACGTTGACACACACGCCACGATCGATGccggcacacacacacacacggcaAGAGGACCGCCGGATATTCCCGTCGATCCGTGCCGGCCATGCAACACACCGTGCCACAGTGGGACATGGATATGGACGATTCGTAGATATAGCCTAACTATACAAGTTGGTCTCTGAcccgtttcaaattataagtcactttTGATCATCCAATTTGTTGTGTGTCAAGACATATATATGTTAGTCTACGTACGTAGCAAATTGTATGTGTAacaaaaaaagtcaaaataacttataatttgaaatgaagaaagttttttttttaatccaGTTCATATCACAGACCACCTATATATGTAGAAAATTTGATCCTTTTGTTCCGTAACCATGGCTGTGGACATATGGTAAAACATCACTACAAATGGAGGCCATTTTCATGAGGGTTTAGTGTTACTAACTGTAAGTGTAATCAAGCTCTAAGTGGGTTTTGGTGATGTTGATAACATAATTAAAGAACTAATGACTTTGACAAGTGTATGACAGCATAACATCAGTCATGGGTGCAAAACTGACAAAGGAGGAGACCCCCAAATTCGAATGGATGGTTTGCAACAGCTTCAAGAGCAAGTTATTTcttttgccttttgaaattgagTCATAGGACAAGCCGTACTATCAAGGAGGACACTAATAGTGGTTTGGGAGGAAACCAAGTGCTTATTTTACCTTACTTATCTCAGATTATTCCAGCCATAAATAGCCAGCTATGCTGAATTCCTTTCTGCTCTGGCCAGCGCGGAACCTCCGGGATCTGGTCGGAGGCTCCGGGGTCTGTCTGACCCAATCGTTGTGTGGGTGACGTGGATGGTACTTATATTATCCCCTTCGCccctgttgacggtagataagtactcttttcaaccatcaacatagcatgagaaaggacttaaatcagaatactatctagctataggggttatcactaacagaattccacaagttttggtgattgtctatttttacagggggttatcagaataagaacaaaGGGAGGTCTACATGTctgatttacatagagagattaCGTGAAACATCAACTCAGAAATACTCCAGAAGActtgggaagacaccacctGAAAGATGGAGCTCGCCTACCATAGGGCAGGGGCGGCCGCCCGGAGAGatccaccaatcagggtgaacctcgtggatcctgcctccacagcCTTTGAGAAGTAATCTTAAGCGTacatttaagtcggtttgatccaatggctatgGTGCTTTCTAGGAGGCTATAAATAAGACCCTAACCCCCCtagagagaatcaagaagaattctctgagaagatcaagagaagaattagacagagaggggtccctcgaatggatctgtctctataggGTTCTTAGcaaccatctcaattagatctctatagttctttagcatagctacataggaatagattTAGAAGGAGTCAAGTCAATCTTGAGGTCTGAATCTATATCTTCAgttcttggtaaactcttattctctttgttatatttatattaattTTTGCTACTATAAATATggctttgatctatttgattatatcataattgactttattctatttgcttatgttctcaattatattgttatcagtttactttgattatatgattATCATAGTTAAATTAGAATTAtatttatgcataggatcgtatagcgcttactcattagggcgatgggtaagtgatagatattgtgtaggtgaggtgcctagaccgtatttatctgcgattaccccttatagtacggagcttgaggtagatcgcgagagtgacagtcctgttgagtcctttgtattccttctcCTGATTATAAGGTTTGTAGAGCACTATTATTatagggaagtgattgctatgttcataATATTTCTCGCTAATATCACTATACATAGATATAACATTTTCTAGTGATAATGCTAGGTGTACTTACACTAATCAATGCTTTGACAGTATAgtttaggatttattcttgtagattgtcctaataccatgctagtgctatagacttagagtaatctaactgagatgattatcatatttatcatatggctatgaattcttactTATCAtttgtcacttattattcatattcatatatttatctcatatgacacttaccctgcatgagagatagataaagacatggttaaggtctCCATGATTACATGCCGTGCTCATagctcattatccattgcaagtcccttcccagtggtaaaaatatcaaTAGCGATATCTAGAatactcctggttaaaatgctacaatggtattatctctgcgcttgcggatttatttatttatttatttatttctagaaaagcatatagatttaataccagcacttctacatcatgttagggatgacaacctagcttaagtgatgttaagtaattttgaCGCCGTTGCTAAGGATAGGTTTaagagtctatttttagtaattgCGTTAAGAATTGTCAGCAGCCCCCAACGGTTATCTGTTCCTCATTCACTCAGACTTACGACAGAAGCTCTCTCTCTTCCCAAGCTCAGTGCTTCAACTCCCTTGCTCAAATCGTTGTGATTACTTGAGGGATTTGACTCTAGAGAGTGTGAGAAACCTCAAGAAGATCATCCTTCTCTGTTCCCGTGCACTTGGTGAATCCCTAGTCGCTTTGTGTGTTCGTTACTCTTGGATCTTGGCTCCTAGACGGCTAGCGGTCGACCGAGAGCTCCCAATCCGTTGTGGTTGAGCACCGAGAAGTTTGTATTACCCTTTATGATTTAGTGCAACCCTCCAACTTATTGCCTTGGTGATAGGTTGGAGATGAGAAGCGAGTTGTAGGAGACTCCATAGCCTTTGTGGCGAACCAAACCATGGAAAAATTACTTGTGTGTCTTGTGATTGAGTTTGGTGCAGCCTTTACTTGTGATTT
It encodes:
- the LOC110430385 gene encoding uncharacterized protein LOC110430385 — translated: MTEANTESQKEIMVRLELMLEQEEIHWIKKKQGKKGLCAGKLDMHKAYDRVEWGFLEKIMLKMGFDRRWVSLIMACVKSVRYKVRVNASETGLSSLLKGAENRADNNNAEVLKDLLARYCANSGQKISDAKSSIFFSPNTDVDTKAEVCETLNILTESLTDKYLGLPALVGVDRSDCFQYLVDRVRGKTKDQHQLGTTAAGGFGCCMRLPAGVVVVATHALATVRRRGAAGQPM